CCTCAAACCCAACACCTCGCTTTTTGCTTGGGCCGGCTGCGCCGGCGCGAAGGCATTCGCCGACCGCGGCGGCTGCCGGCGGCCCCTGCATGGGCCTGCGGCCAGCCCGCCATGCTCGCGCCCGGCCTAACTCAGCTGTATTCCGCGGTGAATTCACCTGTGCGGCAATACTAGGAGGCAGAGAGATTCGGAAAGCGAGGTATGAATATGGTTCTGCAGTGGATGACGAACATTGCTTCAGGGGCGATGAACGAAGCCGCGGACGATCTGGTCTTCAAGATGCTCAAGGACAAGTACACCGACAACCTTCTCTCGGTGCTGTCGGTCGCCAAGCGCATGTCGTTCTTCAACATAATGGAGCTTCTCATGCGCGCGACACAAGGAACCGCCCTCGAACGGCCGCTCGGCACGCATCTCCACCTCTCCCCCTGGGAACTGCTTCTGCTAAACCCGGTTCACCTGTATCGGCTTCCCGTTGAGGACTACCTCACCATCGACACCTCCGTGACAATCGGACCCGAGTCCGAGAACCCCCTCAAACTCCAGATACCCGTGTTCATCGCGGGCATGTCATATGGCTCCGCTCTGAGCCGAGACGCGAAGGTCGCGCTCGCCCGGGCCGCGACAGAGATGGGCACTGCCACGAACACAGGTGAAGCCGGGCTGCTGACTGCTGAAAGAGAGGCCGCAACGAGACTCATAGGCCAGTACAACAGGGGCGGATACCTCAACACGCCGGACAAGTACACTCAACTCGATGCAGTTGAGATCCAGCTCGGGCAGGGCGCGCAGGGGTCGTCCCCCCAGCGGACCGCGGCCCGATTCATCGACGAGGAGATGCGACAGGTCTTCGAGGTAGGCGAAGGAGAGGACGTTGTGCTCCACTCGCGAGTTCCCGGGATCGACGGGCCCGCCGACCTCAGGCGGGTCGCGGGACAGCTCAGACGCGATACCAAGGTCCCGATAGGAGTCAAGATGGCGGCGTCTAACTTCATTGAGAAGGAGCTCGCGATCGCCCTCGACGCGGGAGTGGACTTCGTGACAGTGGACGGGGCGGAAGGCGCATCCCACGCCACATCTCCCACCAGCGAGGATGACTTGGGCCTTCCTAC
This window of the Bacillota bacterium genome carries:
- a CDS encoding FMN-binding glutamate synthase family protein → MVLQWMTNIASGAMNEAADDLVFKMLKDKYTDNLLSVLSVAKRMSFFNIMELLMRATQGTALERPLGTHLHLSPWELLLLNPVHLYRLPVEDYLTIDTSVTIGPESENPLKLQIPVFIAGMSYGSALSRDAKVALARAATEMGTATNTGEAGLLTAEREAATRLIGQYNRGGYLNTPDKYTQLDAVEIQLGQGAQGSSPQRTAARFIDEEMRQVFEVGEGEDVVLHSRVPGIDGPADLRRVAGQLRRDTKVPIGVKMAASNFIEKELAIALDAGVDFVTVDGAEGASHATSPTSEDDLGLPTIYAIARARRFLESRGARGRVSLLAGGGLFTPGQFLKALALGADAVYIGTAAVMAMVAQQLVKASPREPSLQLVLHSGRLHEKFDVELAVKSLVNFLKASVDEMKNVMYSLGHAAVSELGPDDLCCVDPWLARALGVSYAGVAPEEQDAFFAGMQAGTGIGIGTGAHEAAIPGH